One Candidatus Polarisedimenticolia bacterium genomic window, GCACGTGGTGCGCGCCCGCGGGGGCGTGCAGCTGGACGAGACCGTCCTCATCACCGGCGCCTCGGGGGGAGTCGGGCTCCACACGATCCAGGTGTGCCGCCTGATCGGCGCGCGCATCCTGGCGGTGACCTCCTCGCCCCAGAAAGCCGATCGCCTCAAGGAAGCCGGCGCCGACGAGGTGATCGTCGCCCCGAATCTCAAGTTCGCCGAGGCGGCGCGCCGATTGACCGGCGGGCGTGGCGTGGACGTGGCGCTCGAGATCACCGGGGCCCTCACCTTCGACCAGGCGATCCGCTCCCTGGCCCCCGCCGGGCGGCTGATCGTGGTCGGCAATCTCGAGACGAAGCCGGTGTCCTTCATGCCGGGCCTGGTGATCCTGAAGGAGCTGGAGATCAAGGGCTCGTTCGCGACCACGACCCCCGAGCTGTCGGAGTCGTTCCGTCTGGTGATGGAGAAGAAGGTCCGTCCCGTCGTCTCCCGCCTCATGCCCCTGGCCGAGGCCCCGAAGGCGCACCAGCTGCTCTTCGACCGCGGCGTCACCGGCAGGATCGTCCTTCAAGTGTAGCGCTCCCCCCGTCGGCTGAACCCTTCCCCAGTCGCGGGTGGCGGGCCGCAGCGCCTTGCGGCTCATGCTCGGCGACGGGGCCAACCAGCCCAACTTGGCTCCGCGGCTTGCCTCGAAATCGCCGCAAAGCGCTGCGGCCCGCCACCTGTGGCTGGGCATGCGTCTCCGCCGGCCGGCTGGCGCCCCGCCTGGGCGATGATCCAGCGGCAGCGCCCGCGTGCGGAGGGCTTCCGGGCGGTGCGTCGCGGGCGGGAGCGGTGCGGCGCGACGGCCCGATTTCGAGGCAAGTCGAGGAGATCGGGCGATCTGGGGGGCCCCGTCGCCGAGCATGAGGCCCGCCGCGCCGCACCGCTCCCGCACGCAACTCGATGCAGGGAAAACCTCAGTGCGACAGGCGTTGACACTGGCGCGCCGTCCCGGGTTATAATCCGCGCCCCAAAACCATCAGTCCACGACAGTTGCGTCCATGCGGGGCGTCGGTCCATGCCAGGGAGCGTGAAGGGAGGAGGGCGGGAGCGCCCGGCGCGTCCCGCGGCGCCGCCGCAGGCCCCCGGGCGTGGCGACGGGGCCGCGCGCCGGCTCACGTACAAGGACGCCGGCGTCGACATCGACGCCAAGATGCGCGCCATCCAGAAGATCCGCCTTATCGCGCGGGGCACCTTCAAGAAGGGGGTCCTGAGCGACATCGGGTCGTTCGGCGGCCTGTACGACCTGGCGGCGGCGGGGCCGCTCCGCCGCCCGATCCTCGTGAGCAGCACGGACGGGGTCGGCACCAAGCTCAAGGTGGCGATCCAGGCCGGCCAGCACAAGACCATCGGCATGGACCTGGTCAACCATTGCATCAACGACATCCTGGTGCAGGGGGCCATGCCGCTCTTCTTCCTCGACTACATCGCCATGGGGAAGGTGGACGCCGGCGTGATGATCGACGTGGTGTCGGGCCTGGCGCGCGCCTGCCGGGAGGCCGGCTGCGCCCTGATCGGCGGAGAGACTGCGGAAATGCCCGACCTGTACAAGCCGGGAGACTACGACCTGGCCGGGTTCATCGTCGGCGTGGTCGATCGCGATCACGTCATCGACGGGGCGCGCATCGCCTCGGGGGACGTGCTCATCGGCCTGCCGTCCACGGGGCTGCACACCAACGGCTACTCGCTGGCGCGGAAGATCTTCTTCGAGCGGCGCAAGTTCCGGCCCGACACCCGCCTGCCGGAGCTGAACCGGACGGTCGGGGAGGAGCTCCTGCAGGTGCACCGGTCCTACCTGCCGGCGCTGCGCGGCCTGATCGCGACCGGCGCGGTCTACGGCCTGGCGCACATCACCGGCGGAGGCTGCACCGACAACATCCCCCGCATCCTGCCGCGCGGCATCGCGGCGCGCATCGACGTGGGAACCTGGCCGGTGCCTCCGGTCTTCGAGTATCTCCGGACCGAGGGGCGGATCGACGACGACGAGATGTTCCGGACCTTCAACATGGGAATCGGCATGGTCCTCGTGGTGCCGCTCCACCGGGAGAGCGAGGTCGTGAAACACCTCGATGGCCTGGGGGAGAAGCATTACCGGATCGGCGAGATCGTCCGCGGCAACCGGAACGTGATCTACGTCCGGAGGAGCGGGCCGGACCGCGCCGGGGCCCGATCCACGGCGGGAGCCTAAGCCATGCACGTCTACGTGTGGTACCTCACGGTGATGAGCCTCCTGTTCACGGCCAGCGCCTTCGTCCTGCTCGGTGCGGCGCTGGGGCAGGCGTTGCGCCACCGCATCGAGCGCGCCGCCGTCTATCTCGGCCTGACGCTCCTGTCCTTCGTCGTGGCGGCCGGGTTCTATTTCTTCCGCCGTCTCCTCTGAGGGAGGCGCCATGCCCCGGCCGGCGCCGTCCGCAAACACGATCGGTGTCCTGATCTCGGGACGCGGCTCGAACCTGCTCGCGATTCT contains:
- a CDS encoding zinc-binding dehydrogenase, which gives rise to GTGVPALRPGHRVATIQRVHCGRCDLCKRGRSTLCKEGVFFGEEIPGGYAEFVVAEEQGLARIPDGLADEEACICACTIGTALHVVRARGGVQLDETVLITGASGGVGLHTIQVCRLIGARILAVTSSPQKADRLKEAGADEVIVAPNLKFAEAARRLTGGRGVDVALEITGALTFDQAIRSLAPAGRLIVVGNLETKPVSFMPGLVILKELEIKGSFATTTPELSESFRLVMEKKVRPVVSRLMPLAEAPKAHQLLFDRGVTGRIVLQV
- the purM gene encoding phosphoribosylformylglycinamidine cyclo-ligase, which gives rise to MPGSVKGGGRERPARPAAPPQAPGRGDGAARRLTYKDAGVDIDAKMRAIQKIRLIARGTFKKGVLSDIGSFGGLYDLAAAGPLRRPILVSSTDGVGTKLKVAIQAGQHKTIGMDLVNHCINDILVQGAMPLFFLDYIAMGKVDAGVMIDVVSGLARACREAGCALIGGETAEMPDLYKPGDYDLAGFIVGVVDRDHVIDGARIASGDVLIGLPSTGLHTNGYSLARKIFFERRKFRPDTRLPELNRTVGEELLQVHRSYLPALRGLIATGAVYGLAHITGGGCTDNIPRILPRGIAARIDVGTWPVPPVFEYLRTEGRIDDDEMFRTFNMGIGMVLVVPLHRESEVVKHLDGLGEKHYRIGEIVRGNRNVIYVRRSGPDRAGARSTAGA